Part of the Equus caballus isolate H_3958 breed thoroughbred chromosome 18, TB-T2T, whole genome shotgun sequence genome is shown below.
ATTGAGTGTAATGGGGAGATCCCTCAGGTGAATATTCCACAGTCTTAATCCATTCCCCTGTTGGTGGTGTTGAGCTTATTCTTAGTTTGGGGGAATTAGGAACGGcactgctgctatgaacattctctTCTATGTGCAAGAGTTCCTCCAGGGCATATTGGAGAGAAGTGCTGGATCCAAGGGCATGCTCCTGTTCAGCTCTATACTCCGAAGTCAGCATACCCACAGCCCCAACACCTGTGCTAGGTCCACTTTAGTTCACAGAGGAAACCTCTGACCTGGAGCGTCATGATTAATGGTTTTGTTAGAGGATTTCATGATTTCTGATCCACTtcatacagaaagagaaatctctatttgttctcttttttttttttggaagaacactagccctgaactaacatctgctgccaattgtcctctttttgctgaggaagactggccctgagctaacactctgtgcccatcttcctccactttatatgtgggatgcctaccacagcatggcttgccaagtgatgctgtgtccacacctgggatctgaaccagcgaaccctgggccgccaaagcagaacgtgtgcactcaaccgctgcgctaccgggccggcccctctatttattcttttaaaaattagtttgttAACTTTTTTTGTAACTACAAAAGCAATACATATTTGTGATTAAGTATCTTAGAAAGTCCTCAAGCCATAGGGCTCAGGAACCGTAGAAAATAAAGTCTCTTGTAACCACTGTTAACAGATTGGCATATAGACAGAAATAGTTTTGTCGTCCCTCCCCCCTTCACTGCCCAGTAATCACGTATCACCTCTCTGcttagaaaggagagagaagggtatTTTTccactgttaaaaaacaaaacccagctgAGTAACTTTTAAAGATCTCATTGGCTTTATTCAGTGATTCATGAATCGGGCAGCATCCCAtccagcagatagaaaggagctccgaggagctggacaaaatgaaagacttagAGGCAGAAGAGGACAAGACAGGGGAGTTACACGAGACAAAAACATGGATTGGCTGTGGCAAGGTCACTTGCCTTTGGGGGGTGGCAGGGGTCCATCAGGCAGATGCCCTCACTAGTGCTGACCAGGCGGTTCCTGGCTGGCTGGTTTAAGagtccatttctgggagagccaaaATTGTAATTAAGTGTCGGTTTGGTGATGTGgagcttagcataagtgactccatttggggcctgtgTCCTGTTTTTAACACATCAGGTTTGTACAGGTTTGTAACCCGCAGTGCTGTCTAAGCTCAGGGCTCCGCGCGTCTCTCACTCAGCCTCTGTCTTCTCCTGCAGAGAACCGCCTGATTCCCACCGAGTTGCGCCGGGAGGCTCTAGCGCTGCAGGGCTCGCTGGAGTTTGACGATGCTGGTGGTGAAGGTGACCTTCCTCCACACTGTGGGCCAACTCCTCTACCTGCCCTCAAGTCCGCTGGCCTCTACGTCCTTCCTCAGATCCCTTGAGGACAGGCTCTGTGGCTCCTGCTCCTGCAGCTGTCCTGCGGGTGCCAGCATGGTTCTGCACAGGTGGCACCTCAGGAGAGCTCTCCCTGAGTGCTCACAATCCATTTATGATGCACATAGTTTTACCCCACTTACTCTCTGCTTTGCTTCATCTCTTGATTGTCCCCctcactagaatgtgagctctgcCAGGGCAGGACAGtgtccattttgttcactgcCATGTCCCCAGTTCCCAGCACTTCATTGGCAGCCAGTTGTTTCATTCATTGCATTATTCGATGAATATGAAAGGGGTGACAAACATATAAGTATTTATGAGAGAAAGGGGTCTGTTACCTTTGGCCTTAACAGAATCTGGACTTGTGCTAACATGATAGCCTCTAGCCCATGTGATTAATACAGCTTGAATGAGCTAAACTTAAATCACATGTAAACATTCAGTTCCTCGTTTGCGCTTGTACTTACAGCCAGTCTGGCTGGCAGCCACCTTGTTGCCCATTCTGGGTATGGAGCGTTTCCATCGGTGAAGGTACTGGCAGACGTTGCTGCCCCCAACTTAGTATGTCACTTTCCAAGACAGTGTCGGCTTGCCCCTCATGCTCCTGACAGGTGTGACCAACCACGTGGATGACGAATATCGATGGGCAGGGGTCGAGGATCCCAAGATCATGATCACTACCTCCCGTGACCCCAGTTCACGCCTCAAGATGTTTGCAAAGGTACCAGTAGCGGGGAGTGAGTGGGAGATGCTCAGATGCCCGTGGCCCCAGTTCTAACTGGAGTATGTTTATGTGCAGGAGCTGAAGTTGATTTTCCCAGGAGCCCAGCGCATGAACCGTGGCCGACATGAGGTAGGGGCATTGGTGCGAGCCTGCAAAGCTAATGGGGTCACCGACCTGCTGGTTGTCCACGAGCATCGAGGCACACCTGGTAAGGCTGGTGTCGGGGAGCAGGGTGTCTGCCAGGGTGGTCGTCTGAGAGGAGACAGGGTCTCTGACGGCCTTCCTGGCCCCACCAGTGGGGTTCATCGTTAGCCACCTGCCCTTCGGCCCCACTGCTTACTTCACACTGTGCAATGTGGTCATGCGGCATGACATCCCCGACCTGGGCACTGTGTCAGAGGCCAAGCCTCATCTCATCATGCATGGCTTCTCTTCCCGCCTGGGCAAGCGGGTGAGTCTGGGGCCACTGggtgagggctgggggcagggggtgccAAGCCGGGCATTTTtccccactctccttccctctgccacaGGTCTCTGACATACTCCGTTACCTCTTCCCTGTGCCCAAAGATGACAGCCACCGGGTTATCACATTTGCGAACCAGGATGACTATATCTCCTTCCGGTGGGTCTGTGGGCTGGCCCCGGGATGCCTTCCTGACCTTTGTGCTGTTGCTGACCGcagctgctccctgcctccccttgCCTCAGGCACCACGTGTACAGGAAGACTGACCACCGCAACGTGGAGCTGACCGAAGTCGGGCCTCGCTTTGAGCTCAAGTGTGAGTTTGGGGCTTTATCCCATGATACAGTGGGCGTGGTGGGGGAATGCTGGCTGTGTAGGTGACAGCGTCCCTGTCCCCTTCCCCCAGTGTACATGATCCGCCTGGGCACCCTGGAACAGGAGGCCACAGCAGACGTGGAGTGGCGCTGGCATCCCTACACCAACACCGCACGCAAGAGGGTCTTCCTGAGTGCCCAGTGAGCCTCCTGCTGGTCAGGACGTGGACCCGGACCCAGGACTGAAGGGGTTAGAATAAAGTCTGTGTGCCACACCACCCCTTTTGCCTCTTAGTGGTCCAGTCAGGCCTGTTGTCTGGCTGAACGTGAAGACCAATGTCCATGGGGTCTCCTCAGGTGGGGACCTGCCAGCTCTGGGACGTTCTCAGGCCTGGTGTCGCCATTGTGTCTAGGACCAGGCAGGCCCCACATGCTGGCTTGCCCTTAGCCATAGGGAGGGTTTGGTGCTACCCCTGAGAGATTTGGTGCTGTTGTCATCATCTGGGATGGGTACATTTGCAGGGCATGTCACATTTGCTCTGAGCAACTGTGAGACTTGGGGGCCTGACACAGAGAAGGCAGGACCCGCTCCGTGCTCAGCAGGATCCTTCAGTCCGCCTCAGGCACACCTTAAGTCCATTGATTGAGGACACGGTGACGCTTTAGGGACCGCCTGCTGCACACAGCTTCAGCTCTCTCGTCAAGGCAGGGTTTATCTGAAGTCACACAGGGAGAGCCACGGCTGCCCAGGAGAGGCTGAGCTCTCCCCTTGGCTCCATACTCATCCCctttgccctctctctctccccactttcCTATGTACCCAAGGGCCCTGGTTTTACACAGAATGGGTGTCAAGACCCTACAGAATGGAGACAAGTTGACGTGGAGTAGAGTGATGATGATAAGAAAGAAATCCATCACACTGGGTGGGACAGGCCTATGAAGAAACAAGGCAGGCAGGGGGATGGAGAATGGGGAGGCATCTGCAGGTGCCCTGAGGGCTACATGATGGCAGAAAGATGCAGGGGCCACCTGGATGACCcatgcaaagaccctgaggtggaCAGTGCTCATAAGGATTCCAGGAACAGGAGTGGCCTAGTAAGAGGCTGTCCTCAGGGAGAGCAGGGGACCCGCAGGACCCACTGGGCCACAGCATTCAGAGAGCAGGGGATAGGCCTTCATGGGACGTCTGTGACTTAGGGTCCCAATCCTGTGAATCCAGTTCCTTCTGCAGCACCTTCCAGGGCCTCTCCCAGCTTGACAAATGAAGAACGTGCAATTAACGTTTTTTTGTAAGTTATGGAAATtccaaaatacatacaaaaatacaGTAGTATGATGTTCTGTGTTAGTTTCCttgggctgccacaacaaattgccacaaactgagTGCCTTAatacaacagacatttattctctcacagttcaggaggccagaaATGGAAGATTAAGGTGTCAGttcccccaacccctcctccgttccttgcctcttccagtttctggtctgccaacaatccttggtgttccttggcttgtaactGCATTACTCTGGTCGCTGCTTTTCTCTTCATGTGGCCTTCCTCTCCGGTCTGTCAAGTCTCTGTATGTCTCTTAGGACACTTGTTGCTAGATTTGTGGCCCATCAGAAAATACAGGATGACCTCTTCATTTCAAGGTGCTAAACTTAATCACATCGGCAAAGtccttattttccaaataagatcatgTTCACAGGCTCCAGGGATTGGGCTATGGACACGTGTGTTGGGGGCCACCATTCATCCAACTGCGTGTCCCCATCCAGAAGGTGAGCCTCAGTCAGTGTGGGTGCTCCTGCCCTTCCTGTTTTGGGTACCTCCTACATACACTTATCACAGGCATGATGAGGATGACCCCTTGCTGACCAAGCATCTTCCCAGGTGAGCTCCACGAGGCCTAAGGCTCTCTCTGCTGCttccccagcacagagcaggccctTAGTCactcatgttttgttttttaataatgtgAGCACATAAGTCTCACTTAGAGCAGGGCCTGGCACTGGGGGCCAGCTCTTagccagagacagacagaaaataagcaagaTGTGAACCATTTATTATTCAGTTCACATCCTCTGTGCTGAAGAAGCCTGTGAGTATAATTCTCTGAAGTTCCTCAGAGAACCCAGCACATCAGGCATATCTGCCGTGGAGGGCATGATTGAAGGACAGTTGTGTCCACGTTTTGCTCATCAGCTGTGTTTAGCTGTTGGGGTGGGTGGTATCTACTGTTTGTGGCGCTCTGGGGAAACAGGATACCGTGCTGGTGGAAGAATCTGTGGGTTAAGGCTTTGCAGATGGCAGTTTGGCAGggttttttaacatttaaaatgtggTTCTACTTGAGTCACCATCCTAGGATCAGAAGTGGTTGCTGGGATGCTGCTGGGGACGGCTTGGGCACAGCTTTGTCTGCATGTTTGAGCAAGTTGGGAAAATGTCCTCTGGCACAGAGAACGTCCTGAGGACTCGCGGGAAGCCTTGGACTAGAGGGGCGGTGCAGTGCTAAAGGGCTATTGGTGCATCTGCTGTTTGACTTTTCTAGGAAGAAATCAGTCAGTACTTGTGTAACTGTAAATTGTAAAGGACAGGGAGGAGACGGACGTGGACCTGGTCCCTTGTGCTCAGTGCGAGCAGCTCCAGGCAGAGCGCGGCAGCCCCGGGAGAAGCCTGCATCGCCGCTGCACCTGAGTCTCGTGCTCTAGGATTCTCCTCAGTACTCAGAAATGCTGACAAGTGGGGAATCCACGTGAAGGGCATGTGGGAGATCTGTGCAGTATTTTTGCAGCTTTTATATAAACGtgacattatttcaaaataaagcattATTGAAGTTTTAAAGGAATTGTTAATCTTGTTGGGTGACTCGGCATTAGGATTACTTTAGGAAACGTCTTTAGGTGTTAGAGCTATGGTGAAGTATTTGGGTGTGAAATAGCAGCCTGGTACTTGAAAATGCTTCAGCAGATGGGGAAAAAAGTTGCTGGAGCAAAATACTAACTGTCAGATTTAGGTGATGTAGACGGGTTTTGTTGTAATATTCTACTTTGATGTGTGTTTTACATTTCTCGTAATAGaggattaaaaggaaaataattacaaatgcCTTCCATTGTTATGAAAGAGGCTTTCATATTTCTGTTTcgttttaaattattaaaaacctTCAAATAAAAAGATCTAGAAGACGACATACCAACCGTCAATGGTGATTCAAAGCCATTTACAGTTAAGGCCGAAGGATGATGGAGAAGTTTATTCCACATctgtgtatttgaaatttttagcagagaatatatccattttttacttacacaaaaaagtaaaactttaagCACCAGACGAAGTGCATTTTAGGCTCAGGTCCATGAACCAGGCTGCACTGAACATCTTGCCCACTaccctttgtttttttcttagggtacattcctagaaatgaaatttCTGATCGAAGGAGATGTACAAGTCTAAGCCTTTTGCTGTTTACTACAGAAAGTTTGAGGCAAGAGACCATTTTTATCTATCAGATTGACAAAGATGAAAAATTCGAATATGGTTGGTAAGGATATGGGGGGTTGGGGTTTTGTATGTAATAGGTGCAGAACTTTGGAGGTAAATTTTGTAATATCCCCAGAAGTAATAATATGCCTCTCTCCTCAGTCCAGTAGACAGATGTGCAATCCAGATGTGCCTCACATGGACACTCCAACTTGTGGACAGTAGTGGCAGTGCCAGGATCTGTACTGTTTGTAGCAGCAAAAGCGGGGGAACAGCCTAGCTGTTGACTAACAGGACTGCAGGTCCCTACATTAGGAGGCATCCACGGAGTGGAACACTGTAGTCATTGAAAAGAACCTCAAGATAGAGtattaaataaaaggaagtgtGGTGTGAAGCACTATCTGTGATACGTTCCCGCCGtgcagaagaaaggagaggagggccCACGCTCACGTGTGGACTGCATTCTTTCCGGAGGGGTGCACATGCCGCCGCTGGTGCCTTGGGGTAGGGAACGGGTACACCCGGATCCAGGCAGCAGGGAGACTTCAATGCTAGTGTGGGTAAACGCTTCATTTACTTGTTGACCATTTTTGAGAGCTGCcttctgggttctctgctcatttttctttggAGTGCAGGGGAGGCACTTGGATATTGTTTGTTGGCTTTCAAGAGTTTAAAGATGTTGCATCTATTTCTgcaatacagtcatgcgccacataacgacatttcagtgaATGACGGACTGCGTATATGGCGGcagtcccacaagattagtaccacagagcctaggtgtgtagtgggctataccatctaggtttgtgtaagtggaCACTGATGGTCACACAATGATGAAGTCACCTAACGATTAATTTCTCAGAACATGGCCCCGTCAAGTGACACATGGCTGTACTGCTATTTCAAACGTACAGAAGTAGACCCAGTGACAAATAAATCACCTTCCTTCTCCCCGCATCCTCAGCAGTCCCTCCAGAGgctactgactttttaaaaaatctagtcagatatttttctattcatggtattatttatttattttttttaacacaaaaggGATTGAACTATGCACACCGTTCTGGAACTTGCCATCTTTCCCTGTAGTGATCTCGCTAGGCTACCCCTGGGTTACCAAGGGTACCCTTAGGTTTTCTAGGATATCTCATACATGTGGATCCACCTCCAGTTTAATGGCTGCACATTCAAGTTGTTTCCTATTTTTGCTCCCACAAACATTGCTTCAGACACATCACTGAGCATACCTCTGTGTATAATTATGAAGTGTGTCTGAGGAATAAATTCCTACCAGTGGAATTCTGTCTTTAAAGTGATCATAGATGCTGCTGAATTGTCCTCCGAGCGGCTGTCCATCCCAGCCGCTGTCAGTGGATCTGAGTGCCTGTTTATGTCCTTGCCAGCACTGGGCACTATCAGACTCTTCATCTTCACCAAACTCTAGGTGCAAGATGGTTCCCCAGtgaatttacatttctttaatcatAATGGAGGTTGTGCACCTTTTGAaatacttattggccatttgtgtgtgtgtttgttctcTGTGACCTGTTTGCTCTCTTGATAGAAACGATTGTTTGCCTCTATATTGGTTGATTGTTttacatcttttgtttttttttttaaagattggcacctgagctaacatctgttgccagtcttctgttttgttttgttttgttttgtttgttcttctaccCACAGtgcccgagtacatagttgtatattctagttgtaggtccttctggttgtgctaagtgggatgctgcctcagtatggcctgatgagcggttctaggtccgcacccaggatccgaacccaggatccaaaccggtgaagcgCTGGGCCACCCAcgaggagtgtgtgaacttaaccactcggccacagggccggcccctgttttacATCTTGTGGAAAATTTCACACACACAGGAGCAGAGAGGACTGTACAGTGAGTGCATGAGCCTGTCTCAATGTTGACTGGTCTGGTTTCTTTCGTAGCCCCACTCACTCCCTATatccactcatttatttttaagcaaatcccagacaccatactatttcatctataaatatttccatgtatgtctctaaaagataaggacctagtaaaaataggaataccccattatcacacttaaaaaatcaacaattacTCCAAATACATTATTTCAAATAGTTACTTAGTGTTCAGTTTTCCCAGATTACAGTATGTTTGTCTGAACTAGGATCTAAATTAGGTCTATTCATTACAAATGATTGACAAGTTTCTCGTCgtcttttttaaaacagttttatagAGCTAGAATTCACATATCACACAGTTCACCCATTGAAAGTgtacaattaaatttttttatcatATTTACAAGGTTCTATAATCATTTCCACAACCTAAGTTTAGAACATTCTTGTCCCTcctaaaagaaaccccatacccattagctgtcactccccattctcctccaACCATGcccccccaccctcagccccttgCACACCACTAATCTCCTTCTGGTCTCTATGTATAGACTTGCCTATTTTGGACTTttcatatgaatagaatcatatGGGATGTTTTTGATGGGATTCTCTCAGCGTTATTTCCaaaatttatccatgttgtagcatgtatcagtatttcatttttttaattgctgagtaatattccattgtatacataccaTACTCATAAAATtagagttgtttccactttggggctattatgagtaatatgctgctgtgagcatttgTGTGTAAGTCCTAAGTCTCTTTCAACCTATgggattctctctttttttatttttctttctattttattcaattaGGAAACTGGTTTATTTGTCCTGTGGTTTCCACAGTCTGGATGTTTCTGATCCTGTGGTGTTATTTAACACTTGCCTGTGCCCTTGTATTTCCTCTGAATTAATATCTAGAACTAGATGTACAGATACAGTTTTAAACTTTTTTGGTAGAAATGCTTGATGAAGTGGTGTGTTCTCTCACCAGGAGGGTCATAATGTCTGGATGTCatttttgtgatgttagcagaCATTAATATCATTGCTTAGTTCCATTAATTCACTAGCGATGTGAAACTTGGTGCCTGTTTTTCAAGAAATCAATATGAAATCTGTTTGGCATTCGAGTTTCAAATTCattattgctggtatataggaaagtgatatttgtgtgatgtgtgtgtattatattttAACTAGATACcttattaaattttcttctaagttcTTACAGTTTTTCATAAGattttctagaactttccagCTGACTATGCCATATGCCAGTTACAGTGTTTTTGACAGacccctcttcttttttccttgccACAGTGCATTGGCTAGGACTTCAGAACACCCAACAGCAGCAGGTGTTCTGGTGAGATGCCCTCTGCCCTCAGTCTCATTACAGGAATACTCCCAGAGATATTAATGCTTACCCAGACACCGATGTGCACTTACTTCTCTCTGGTTTTACAGTTGAGTGGCAGAAGCCGATGCAGACAGTTCCATACCTCCCTTTGGCTGTTGTGATGCCCTTGACTTGCATTCAGTACCCACAACAGGGCCCTGAGCTGTGCAGGATCCCAGCCAGCCTAAGCTTAAAAGAATGTGGCCAGTTGGTCTTTTCCAAATAAAGCACCACACACACAGGTGTGCTTATGCCGAGCTAAAATTGGGTATGGAAACTGCAAGCCAAGGATGCAAGGCAGCCTAAAAGAGGCCCCACTATGCTACCAACATCACTGTCGGAGCATTTGTTTGCCTGGAGCTCACAGGAGCCtgagctgttagctcagagcccaAGGCTGAGTTTATTTCCTCCAAAGGCACGTTCTAGCATCTGGAGCTTGCTCTGCGCGATGGCAATGCCCAGGCTGTGCTCTGCAAGATGTGGGGCCAGCCAGGGGACAAGCTGGTATGAACATTTTAAggatgtcatttttttctgagttcccaacttgtttttttcctaagattggccctgagctaacatctgttgccgatcttccttttttttttttttttctccccaaagacccagtacatagttgtatatcctagttgtaggtcattctagttctatgtgggatgccaccacaacatgagcggtatgtaggtgcatgcccaagatccaaaccagggaaccctgggctgctgaagcagagcgtgcaagcttaaccactcagccacaggaccggccccaggatgtcattttttaaagttggGGAAAAGggctttccctctccctccctgaagCAGAACTGCAGGGCAGTTCCCGAGGGCAGAAATCCAGCCTTCACAAAGAGGTGGGGTTGTGGGGGTTGGCAGCAGGACTGAGAAGGAATAGTGTGGCTTTCTCCTTGGGCATGTTCCCCTAGCTCTGAGCTGCTGATCTTTTGCCATAAAGGGACCGGGGGAATCTTCaattcaaaatgctgaaaaccAGAACCCCTGAGGAGAGTTAGAGGAGACTAAAAAGCCCTTCCAAAGGCAGCTAGCGCCAGTCCCTGGTGCATGCAAGCTGCCACTTGTAACTGGAATGAGTGGCATTTTTCCTATTTGCCAAATGCCAGATTTGTGGATGGGTCAATAGGTCAGTCCATCCAGCCTGCAGCTTCTTAACAGAGTGGAGCagtgagagaattttttttaatttcgtCTGCCCTTTGGCCTAGCAAAAAAGGAAACCAGAGAGGAACTGTATAATAGGGATGTCAGTAGCCTCAAAGTATCTTCCCACAAGATCCCTGGGTATTGGAGGAGGTCACCTAGAGGATGTCACTGCTGGTTGACCTGTGAGCTGGACCctggcaatcagaggctcctcaccccctcccctgtccttggaatggaCGCTCTGCCCACTGTTCCCAGAGCGGGAGCTGCtccaaggacacagccttgagagagttAATGTggtgttgagaccatctggaccgTGTACATGACTGAACCCAGGTAAGGCCTctgtataaacttttaagattctggtgggcagGTGTGGAAATCGACTCGTCTTGCagctgcccaagacaagcctcatatttcccttgtttattaaacctgccacctaccaatctggagtggacTGCCTcattctttggtctctccttgccctccgtgTAGAGGGAAGCTGGTTTCAGATTACACTTGGGATGACACCCCTGAGGTTGTCAACCAACACACCGTTGAGGTAgcgtctgccaggtttctccactgtaaagttaggATTTTCCCCTTTGCAACATCAGCACAGGCTGGGTTCCTCACAGCATTGCAAAAGCTTCCCCAAGCACCCTCCAGCACTCAGTCCATTTGGCTCTTGAGTGGCCAGTTCAGCAAGCACTCCGAGCTCCCAAGCAGGTGGCAGGCTGGCACGTGGCCTGTGGGCATTATGGTGCTCAGGATCTGCAGGAGCAGTGCCAGCTGCTCTTGCTGCACAGGATTTCCACCAGTAGGGTGAACAAGAGGGCCACCAGCAGCAGCGAGTCCCATTTTAGGAACACAGCTTGCAGTCctctgggagaagggagaagtgggctgggccagggctgctggaggaggtcTTGGGGGTCTGCGTATCCCCCACACCCAGCCTGAGCTGAGTGGAGGACAAGCCTGGAGAGTGTGGATGTTTGGAGAGGCATGGAGGGATGGTCAGTGTCAGGAGGGCAGGCAGCTTAAACAATGAGATGGGGGCATGAGTTGGGGTGGACATGCAGCCAGGACACCCAACCCGGCTGGAAGCACAAGAGATGAACCATAACCTCAGCCACTTGTGTTCATAGGCCATAAGATCTCAGCCAGATAGGCAGAAAAATACCCAGACAGACTTCTAGATGGACAGAATCCTAGGGAGACAAACAGACTCCAGTGGGACAGCCAGACAGACTTCTAGATGGACAGAATCCTAGGGAGACAAACAGACTCCAGTGGGACAGCCAGACAGACTAATGGACAGATTATTGCACAGATGGGAAGATGCCCAGCCAGATATCCAGAAAGACCTGTCGCCAGACATACGGACACTCTCCACTCCAGCCAATTGGAAGGTGACTGCAGCCAACCAAAAGACTACCTAAAGGACAGACAGAAACCCCCAAGTGGACAGTAAGATGTTACCCAAGCGGAAAGACACCCCACCCACCTAGTCAATTAGTCACCCAAACTTTCAGCCTGACAGACTTAC
Proteins encoded:
- the IMP4 gene encoding U3 small nucleolar ribonucleoprotein protein IMP4, with amino-acid sequence MLRREARLRREYLYRKAREEAQRAAHERKEKLRRALEENRLIPTELRREALALQGSLEFDDAGGEGVTNHVDDEYRWAGVEDPKIMITTSRDPSSRLKMFAKELKLIFPGAQRMNRGRHEVGALVRACKANGVTDLLVVHEHRGTPVGFIVSHLPFGPTAYFTLCNVVMRHDIPDLGTVSEAKPHLIMHGFSSRLGKRVSDILRYLFPVPKDDSHRVITFANQDDYISFRHHVYRKTDHRNVELTEVGPRFELKLYMIRLGTLEQEATADVEWRWHPYTNTARKRVFLSAQ